CCCGCAGCCAGGTGTCTGCGGGCGGTCGTTTGGCTCTTGCCGGTCGACTAGTAGCGAATGGCATCGACGAGTTTCTTTTCCTGCCCCTCGACGAATGCTTCGACCTCGACATAAGGCTCCAAACCCGAACCACTCAGCTTGTCGCGCAGCAGGTCGTCAAGCTGGAATATGCCGGCCGAGTTGTTCATCCTCACCCGCAGCTTGACGGGCTTGGACTCCCCCGCCTGGATCGCGAGGCTTTCGATGGCTGCGGCCGAGACCGAGTGGATGTTGAACTCGCCTGCCTCAAAGGGGATCCTGGAGCGCCCCTTGGCCATATCCAGCGCGTCGGCGACGCGAACGATGCCCGCCTCTAGTGTTAGCGGATGGCCGCCGGCGCGGTGGGCGATGATGGCGTGCAGGACCTCTGACAGGAGCACCGTTCTTTCGGGGATGTTGTAGAGGCCCATCAGGAGCTCCTTGATAATGGGCTCAGCGACGAACAGGCTGTAGCGTTCGTGGTCCTCGCGATGGATGGACATGCCCACGTCGTGAAGCAGTGCGGCGAGCACAACGATCACCTCGGCATCGTCGGATCTGAGGCCATAGTCCCGAACAACGTTTGGTTCGATGCCCTTGTCCATCAACAGCCGCAGCAGCTTGAGCGCGATATTGGCGATGATATGCACGTGGACCGGCCCGTGATCGCTCATGTGCAGGCGGTCAACAGCGGTCACGTTGCACACGCGCCACAGTGTCTGCAGCTCCTGGTGGGCATTGATGCGCCTGACCACTTCTTCCAGTGTGGCGTTGTGCCGGGAGGGCAGATGAAGCTCGGTGGGTTGCTGCAAGAGCTCCTTGGCGGTCAGGGTCTTGCGAGCGGCTGGTTTCGCCAGGGGCTGCTCCTTTTTGGTCATTGTCGATTCCTTTCGGCCGGCGCTGCGTCAGGTGGTGCGCGGTCGGGGCCGGCGACGAGCCATAGCCTGATAGGCCAGCCGGTTGGCACGCTCGTTGTGGGGGTGACCGGCGTGACCCTTGAGCCAGTGCCAGCGCACCGTGTGTTGCTTGGTAAGGTGGCTCAGCTCCTGCCACAGGTCGACATTCAGGACAGGCTGATTGCCGCTGCGGCGCCATCCCCTGGCCTGCCACGATGGAAGCCAGAGCGTGATGCCCTGCTGGAGGTAGCGCGAGTCCGTATAGAGCTCGACTGCGGTTGAGGACGTGAGGGAGCGCAGCGCCGAGATGGCCGCCGTGAGCTCCATGCGGTTGTTGGTGGTGGCCGGCTCGCTGCCGGAGAGCTCTCGCACCTGACCCTGAGCGATGATCACGGCCGCCCAGCCGCCGGGGCCGGGGTTGGGCTCACAAGCGCCGTCGGTGTAGATGACCACCGAACGACTGGCGGGGG
This genomic window from Chloroflexi bacterium ADurb.Bin180 contains:
- a CDS encoding HD domain protein → MTKKEQPLAKPAARKTLTAKELLQQPTELHLPSRHNATLEEVVRRINAHQELQTLWRVCNVTAVDRLHMSDHGPVHVHIIANIALKLLRLLMDKGIEPNVVRDYGLRSDDAEVIVVLAALLHDVGMSIHREDHERYSLFVAEPIIKELLMGLYNIPERTVLLSEVLHAIIAHRAGGHPLTLEAGIVRVADALDMAKGRSRIPFEAGEFNIHSVSAAAIESLAIQAGESKPVKLRVRMNNSAGIFQLDDLLRDKLSGSGLEPYVEVEAFVEGQEKKLVDAIRY
- the rnhA gene encoding Ribonuclease HI, with the protein product MVIYTDGACEPNPGPGGWAAVIIAQGQVRELSGSEPATTNNRMELTAAISALRSLTSSTAVELYTDSRYLQQGITLWLPSWQARGWRRSGNQPVLNVDLWQELSHLTKQHTVRWHWLKGHAGHPHNERANRLAYQAMARRRPRPRTT